A DNA window from Halogeometricum borinquense DSM 11551 contains the following coding sequences:
- a CDS encoding DUF4382 domain-containing protein — protein MSRQTLQALLVASVVLLAGCAGGISGSPGSPTTNSPTTDADQTTSSPTSTSPDAGTVAFYISDEENAISDFQHLNVTVTRVGFERAGTDGGGWAEREVDNETVDLTTLQGANATLVNQYTIQNGTYSKVFVHVSNVNATLQNGEQVRVKLPSEKLQLTNDFTVTSGSDVDFVFDITVHKAGNSGKYILKPVISESGTDVPIKPTGNEERREDLKLQFVGNLSQSANATVEVTRDGEAVANATVLVNEEDVGTTDSNGRVTFGVPRDENLKVTVTKDDHQAELEVTLDHDSETDNQAGEKADAELNATFVGTVSQGENATLSVTQNGSAVENATVVVNDETVGTTDTDGKLTVAVPNADTLTVVAQVDDAEVELEYEFESDDNS, from the coding sequence ATGTCACGACAGACTCTCCAAGCGCTCCTCGTAGCCAGTGTGGTTCTCCTCGCTGGCTGTGCGGGTGGGATCTCCGGTTCACCCGGATCCCCGACAACGAATTCCCCAACTACGGACGCGGATCAGACCACCTCCTCACCGACATCAACGTCGCCTGACGCAGGTACGGTCGCCTTCTACATCAGTGACGAAGAGAACGCAATCAGCGACTTCCAGCATCTCAACGTGACCGTTACGCGCGTCGGCTTCGAACGCGCGGGTACAGACGGTGGCGGCTGGGCCGAACGCGAGGTTGACAACGAGACAGTCGATCTGACGACGCTCCAAGGCGCGAACGCCACGCTCGTTAATCAGTACACCATCCAGAATGGCACCTACAGCAAGGTGTTCGTGCACGTCAGTAACGTGAACGCGACGCTCCAGAACGGTGAACAGGTACGCGTGAAGCTCCCGAGCGAGAAACTCCAACTCACGAACGATTTCACCGTCACCAGCGGCTCCGATGTGGACTTCGTCTTTGACATCACGGTCCACAAGGCTGGCAACAGCGGAAAGTACATTCTCAAGCCGGTCATCAGCGAATCCGGAACCGACGTTCCGATCAAACCGACCGGTAACGAAGAACGGCGTGAGGACCTGAAACTCCAGTTCGTCGGCAATCTCTCGCAGAGTGCGAACGCCACTGTTGAAGTCACCCGCGACGGAGAGGCGGTTGCGAACGCGACCGTCCTCGTCAACGAAGAGGATGTCGGCACGACCGATTCGAACGGCCGGGTTACGTTCGGTGTCCCTCGTGACGAGAACCTGAAAGTCACGGTCACGAAAGATGACCACCAGGCCGAACTCGAAGTGACGCTCGACCACGACAGCGAAACAGATAACCAAGCAGGTGAGAAAGCCGATGCGGAACTGAATGCAACGTTCGTCGGCACTGTCTCACAAGGCGAAAATGCGACGCTGAGCGTGACGCAGAACGGTAGTGCTGTCGAGAACGCGACGGTCGTCGTGAACGACGAGACTGTTGGAACCACCGATACGGATGGCAAACTCACAGTTGCAGTCCCCAACGCGGACACCCTGACGGTGGTTGCACAGGTTGACGATGCGGAGGTCGAACTCGAATACGAATTCGAGTCCGACGATAACAGCTAA
- a CDS encoding SagB family peptide dehydrogenase: MVTACKYHEQTKHTPERVRTNTFSLDFENKPRPYKIYEDISQISLGESLQSLDKPALAAIATSSPEPRLDADPPSLDAQSLQTLCHYATGVTKTLKRRGRKMRFRAAACTGKLYHVDLYAVIGAVDGLDPGVYHFDPDTESFDVLRVGDYRGVLAQATDDFSAVANAPMTFVATSQWWRNAWKYRNRTYRHAFWDSGTILATLLAVASALGHESSVVAGFADEPVVRLLGIDPEEEAPLELVPVGSGSPAPDAQDIEQIDPDEVPLSDHVVAYPLVFDAWRQSTLGDNEAVRAWRQQFTEVDDHAFGTHDRGDGRLVTLDPVDTSTASSRPVTTTIERRGSLREYSHDAISDRKVATILDRALRGVPTDCGEAASHLVDYYCLVHAVEGIPSGAYQYHPEATVLERLGETSRQTAGHLALDQSVVGEAAVNVYIMADVDSIVEQVGNRGYRLAQLLGGISLGRLYLATYAHRTLGGRGFTFYDDLVSEHLSPRAANQTPMTLFAFGKRVE, translated from the coding sequence ATGGTCACTGCCTGCAAGTACCACGAACAAACGAAACATACTCCAGAACGCGTCCGAACTAACACGTTCTCGCTCGATTTCGAGAATAAACCGCGACCATACAAGATCTACGAGGACATCTCACAGATTTCGCTCGGGGAGTCACTCCAGTCACTCGACAAACCAGCGCTAGCTGCAATCGCCACTTCGTCACCTGAACCACGTCTGGATGCTGATCCGCCATCGCTCGACGCGCAGTCGCTCCAAACGCTCTGTCACTATGCGACAGGTGTGACCAAGACGTTGAAAAGGCGGGGCCGGAAAATGCGCTTTCGGGCCGCTGCCTGTACGGGAAAGCTCTACCACGTTGATCTCTATGCCGTCATCGGTGCTGTCGATGGTCTTGATCCCGGCGTCTACCATTTCGATCCGGATACCGAGTCGTTTGACGTGCTTCGGGTGGGTGATTATCGCGGTGTACTCGCACAGGCGACAGACGACTTCTCGGCGGTTGCGAACGCACCGATGACGTTCGTCGCTACCTCTCAGTGGTGGCGTAATGCGTGGAAGTATCGCAACCGAACCTACCGTCACGCGTTCTGGGATTCCGGGACGATTCTCGCTACTCTGCTGGCTGTCGCATCTGCTCTCGGCCACGAATCGTCGGTCGTCGCCGGTTTCGCGGACGAACCTGTGGTGCGTCTGCTCGGTATCGATCCGGAAGAAGAAGCGCCGCTCGAACTTGTGCCGGTCGGGTCCGGGAGTCCAGCACCGGACGCACAGGACATCGAACAGATCGACCCCGACGAAGTCCCGCTGTCGGATCATGTCGTTGCATACCCGCTCGTCTTTGACGCTTGGCGACAGAGCACACTTGGGGATAATGAGGCCGTCCGTGCGTGGCGTCAGCAGTTCACCGAGGTTGACGACCACGCGTTTGGGACACACGACCGGGGCGATGGCCGACTGGTCACACTTGACCCCGTTGACACTTCGACCGCGTCCAGTCGTCCAGTCACGACGACCATCGAACGTCGCGGATCGCTGCGTGAGTACAGTCATGACGCTATTAGCGACCGCAAAGTCGCCACGATTCTGGACCGGGCGCTCAGGGGCGTTCCAACCGATTGCGGCGAGGCCGCTTCACACCTCGTGGATTACTACTGCCTCGTTCACGCCGTCGAGGGTATCCCGAGCGGCGCGTACCAGTATCATCCCGAAGCAACCGTTCTCGAACGCCTCGGTGAAACCAGCCGGCAAACCGCTGGTCATCTCGCACTCGACCAAAGCGTCGTCGGCGAGGCCGCTGTAAACGTGTACATAATGGCGGATGTTGACTCCATCGTCGAGCAGGTCGGTAACCGTGGCTATCGACTGGCACAACTGCTGGGCGGTATCAGCCTTGGACGACTCTATCTTGCGACGTACGCTCATCGGACGCTGGGTGGACGCGGCTTCACGTTCTACGATGACCTAGTCTCCGAACATCTCTCGCCACGTGCAGCGAACCAGACTCCGATGACGCTTTTTGCGTTCGGAAAGCGAGTGGAATAG
- a CDS encoding nucleoside-diphosphate sugar epimerase, with protein MNAGYIRRLHSPLSILSLIVFGWAAYGLVNGILTTETVFGLGFYASGLTSLYVVFYLVLGGGECFLHR; from the coding sequence GTGAATGCTGGCTATATCCGAAGGCTTCACTCTCCGCTTTCGATACTCAGCCTCATCGTCTTCGGGTGGGCCGCTTACGGTCTCGTGAACGGTATCCTAACCACTGAAACCGTGTTCGGTCTCGGATTCTATGCGAGTGGACTTACATCCCTCTACGTCGTCTTCTATCTCGTATTGGGTGGTGGAGAATGCTTCCTCCACCGGTGA
- a CDS encoding sugar porter family MFS transporter, whose protein sequence is MSTSNIQDILSGGGGRFVYVTAALAALNGLLFGFDTGIISGAFLFIENEFTMSSLVEGIVVSGAMAGAAVGAAVGGKLADRLGRRRLILISAIVFFIGSLTMAVAPNVPVLVAGRLIDGVAIGFASIVGPLYISEIAPPKIRGALTSLNQLMVTVGILSSYFVNFALADSESWRAMLGAGMVPAVILAIGILKMPESPRWLFEHGKEAEARAILQQTRSGDVEKELEEIRGTVSKQSNTGLRDLLEPWLRPALVVGLGLAVFQQVTGINAVIYYAPTILESTEFGNATSILATVGIGVINVVMTIVAIALIDRVGRRALLLTGVGGMVVTLGILGAVFYLPGFSGGLGIIATVSLMLFVAFFAIGLGPVFWLLISEIYPLAVRGSAMGIVTVANWGANLLVSLMFPVMTANLGTPSTFWVFGVCSLVALVFTYALVPETKGRSLEAIENDLRKNIASTADD, encoded by the coding sequence ATGTCAACCTCTAATATACAGGACATTCTGAGCGGAGGTGGTGGTCGATTCGTGTACGTCACCGCCGCGTTGGCCGCTCTCAACGGGCTATTGTTCGGGTTCGATACAGGGATCATTTCGGGAGCATTCCTGTTTATCGAAAATGAATTCACGATGTCCTCGTTGGTGGAGGGGATTGTCGTCAGCGGTGCAATGGCGGGTGCAGCAGTTGGCGCTGCGGTCGGTGGAAAACTCGCAGACCGACTGGGTCGCCGACGGCTCATCCTGATCAGTGCAATCGTCTTCTTCATCGGGTCGCTCACGATGGCGGTTGCGCCAAACGTTCCGGTACTGGTAGCTGGACGACTTATCGACGGCGTCGCAATCGGATTCGCCTCGATTGTCGGCCCACTCTACATTTCGGAAATCGCACCGCCCAAAATCCGCGGGGCGCTCACGTCGTTGAACCAGCTTATGGTTACTGTGGGCATCCTCTCGTCGTACTTCGTGAACTTCGCCCTCGCCGATAGCGAATCGTGGCGAGCCATGCTCGGAGCAGGGATGGTCCCTGCCGTGATCCTCGCTATCGGAATCCTCAAAATGCCGGAGAGCCCGCGCTGGCTCTTCGAGCACGGTAAGGAAGCGGAAGCACGTGCTATCCTCCAGCAGACGCGAAGTGGCGACGTCGAAAAAGAACTCGAGGAGATTCGTGGAACCGTCTCGAAGCAATCGAATACCGGATTGCGCGACCTCCTCGAACCGTGGCTCCGTCCGGCGCTCGTAGTGGGCCTCGGACTCGCCGTCTTCCAGCAGGTGACCGGCATCAACGCCGTCATCTACTACGCACCGACAATCCTCGAATCGACCGAGTTCGGAAATGCAACGTCGATCCTCGCAACGGTAGGCATCGGGGTTATCAACGTCGTGATGACTATCGTTGCAATCGCGCTCATCGACCGCGTCGGTCGGCGGGCGCTCCTCCTCACCGGTGTCGGCGGCATGGTCGTCACACTGGGAATCCTCGGTGCCGTCTTCTACCTACCAGGATTCTCGGGTGGACTCGGTATCATCGCAACGGTCAGCCTCATGCTGTTCGTGGCCTTTTTCGCCATCGGACTTGGACCGGTTTTCTGGCTCCTCATCTCCGAGATTTACCCGCTTGCCGTCCGCGGGAGTGCAATGGGGATAGTTACCGTCGCCAACTGGGGCGCGAATCTCCTCGTGTCGCTCATGTTCCCGGTGATGACCGCTAATCTCGGAACGCCATCGACGTTCTGGGTCTTCGGTGTGTGTAGCCTTGTTGCCCTTGTCTTCACCTACGCACTCGTTCCGGAGACGAAAGGTCGCTCTCTCGAAGCAATCGAGAACGACCTCCGCAAGAATATCGCATCGACCGCCGACGACTAA
- a CDS encoding bile acid:sodium symporter family protein, with translation MSDSVVTRVATLVDEYLLIWVLLSVGVGLAVPSVAVLTPLSTPILAVMIGAVSLTLAPERFRQLRSPVLLTILVVQTGMPLLAFAIARTFGLSPALTAGFVVLGAVTPELVTPTMTELSGGDTALATVILVVVGLGTLVFVPGVVTVLLGASVSVDPLLIVEQLLLAVVLPMSLAVGVRYRWSDRIGQYDDLYPSVSGLMVILIIGIVAAANASLVRNGGAVLRLVTLGAVVLNCTGYATGWLVGWNFTREERIAATLSVGMRDFAVAAALLVGAGFPTAATLPAVVFGIIEMTTSAGLAKWFSRPR, from the coding sequence ATGTCGGACAGTGTCGTGACTCGCGTTGCAACTTTGGTTGATGAATATCTCCTGATCTGGGTACTTCTCTCAGTCGGCGTCGGGCTGGCCGTCCCGTCAGTAGCAGTTCTTACGCCACTGTCGACGCCAATTCTGGCGGTTATGATCGGTGCGGTTTCACTAACACTTGCTCCCGAGCGATTTCGTCAACTTCGCAGTCCGGTTTTGCTCACGATTCTCGTCGTGCAGACTGGGATGCCCTTGCTTGCGTTTGCCATTGCCCGGACGTTTGGCCTTTCCCCTGCACTTACGGCCGGATTTGTGGTCCTTGGCGCAGTGACGCCCGAACTCGTGACGCCAACGATGACTGAACTCAGCGGGGGCGATACCGCCCTCGCAACGGTCATCCTTGTCGTTGTCGGCCTCGGTACACTCGTGTTCGTTCCTGGGGTCGTCACCGTTTTGCTGGGCGCATCGGTTTCGGTTGATCCACTGCTAATCGTCGAACAGTTGTTGCTCGCTGTGGTTCTCCCAATGAGTCTTGCGGTCGGGGTCCGATACCGGTGGTCAGACCGCATCGGACAGTATGACGACCTCTATCCGTCGGTGTCGGGACTCATGGTGATTCTCATCATCGGAATCGTCGCTGCAGCGAACGCATCGCTCGTTCGTAATGGCGGTGCAGTACTCCGCTTGGTCACGCTCGGCGCAGTCGTTCTCAATTGTACTGGTTACGCTACCGGGTGGCTCGTGGGTTGGAACTTCACTCGTGAAGAGCGTATCGCTGCGACGCTTTCGGTCGGGATGCGTGACTTCGCCGTGGCGGCCGCCCTGCTTGTCGGAGCGGGCTTTCCGACGGCGGCAACACTCCCAGCGGTCGTCTTCGGGATCATCGAAATGACGACGAGTGCGGGACTCGCAAAGTGGTTCAGTCGACCACGCTGA
- a CDS encoding winged helix-turn-helix transcriptional regulator: MAETPASSDDTPDVQTTETNCYCPLGGVMELLSRRYAMQVICVVGAIGPARYGEIAETFGEVSSSTLSTRLDELVERGYLSREQYAEIPPRVEYELTERGDELREKLDPLLEWADEQESCV; this comes from the coding sequence ATGGCAGAAACACCCGCCTCATCGGATGACACGCCAGATGTACAGACTACCGAGACCAACTGCTACTGCCCGCTAGGTGGAGTGATGGAACTGCTCAGTCGCCGATACGCGATGCAAGTGATCTGTGTCGTCGGAGCAATCGGACCAGCCAGATATGGCGAGATAGCGGAGACGTTCGGAGAAGTTAGCAGTTCGACGCTATCGACCCGCCTAGATGAACTTGTCGAGAGGGGATACCTTTCCCGAGAGCAGTACGCGGAGATTCCACCTCGTGTCGAGTACGAACTCACCGAGAGGGGTGATGAACTCCGCGAGAAACTCGATCCCCTCCTTGAGTGGGCAGATGAGCAGGAAAGTTGCGTATAA
- a CDS encoding ABC transporter substrate-binding protein yields the protein MDINRRQFIGVGASALAAGLAGCSSSGGEGNTETNTSTSTSQGKTATSTPEDTSYTVSMSPTGDVTLEKPPESVAHYFPGYADMAVALGHGDTINSMGLPSRYHTNHYTELDGVSIDKESLTKLVGDAGISKEIFYDLDSDLHMIDPQWLIKNNTFGLDAADIEEISEKVSPFFGNTIFRRTDKWHDYRYYTLYDAFEKVAEVHQEQEKFSRLKSFHDQYITDIQTKLPGPNSRPNALLCWQGSNEPETFYPARLSGKGTNKKAFHDVGITDALSGTGIDGLSESNRGTIDYETVLEIDPDSILLRGHEQKTREEFENTVVKFMKNHEVASELRAVKNGKVFRGGPIYPGPLHHLFLVERYATGYFPDTFSGELFDREELASIITS from the coding sequence ATGGACATAAACCGAAGGCAGTTCATTGGTGTCGGCGCGAGCGCACTGGCAGCCGGTCTGGCCGGCTGTAGCAGTTCCGGGGGAGAGGGGAACACGGAGACGAATACATCGACGAGCACGAGTCAGGGCAAAACGGCGACGAGCACCCCGGAGGACACGAGTTATACGGTGAGCATGTCACCGACCGGTGATGTGACACTCGAGAAGCCACCGGAATCGGTCGCCCACTACTTCCCGGGTTACGCCGACATGGCAGTTGCGCTCGGTCACGGGGATACGATTAACAGCATGGGGCTTCCCTCGCGGTACCACACCAACCATTACACTGAACTCGACGGGGTCAGCATCGACAAGGAGTCGCTAACCAAGTTAGTCGGCGACGCCGGCATCTCCAAGGAGATATTCTACGACCTCGATAGCGATCTCCACATGATCGACCCCCAGTGGCTCATCAAAAATAACACGTTTGGCCTTGACGCCGCGGATATCGAGGAGATCAGCGAGAAGGTGTCCCCATTCTTCGGAAACACCATCTTTAGGCGGACGGACAAATGGCACGATTACCGGTACTACACGCTGTACGATGCGTTCGAAAAAGTAGCGGAAGTCCATCAAGAACAAGAGAAATTCTCGCGTCTCAAATCCTTCCACGATCAGTATATTACGGACATTCAGACGAAACTCCCGGGACCAAACAGTCGGCCGAACGCGCTCCTCTGCTGGCAAGGAAGTAACGAACCGGAAACGTTCTACCCAGCCCGCCTGAGCGGGAAGGGGACGAACAAGAAGGCGTTCCACGACGTCGGTATCACAGACGCACTCTCCGGGACGGGCATCGACGGCCTCTCAGAGAGCAACCGAGGGACGATCGACTACGAAACGGTTCTGGAGATCGATCCCGATTCGATCCTTCTGCGCGGTCACGAGCAGAAGACGCGCGAGGAGTTCGAGAACACGGTTGTCAAGTTCATGAAAAACCACGAGGTCGCCTCCGAACTCCGGGCTGTCAAGAACGGGAAGGTGTTCCGCGGCGGTCCGATCTATCCCGGCCCGCTGCATCACCTGTTCCTCGTCGAGCGGTACGCGACCGGATACTTCCCAGACACCTTCTCGGGCGAACTGTTCGACCGCGAGGAACTCGCCTCGATCATCACGTCGTAG
- a CDS encoding halocyanin domain-containing protein, translating into MNRSPTRRQYLQSAALASIVAVAGCSTSSNRNQSIGNAISKPATTEASESAPAESLKEWLSNANGYDGDIRRYGPGSRPTIAVGKLVDGKLAFSPPAIEIAPMTIVTWDWTGHGEQHNVVSLDGTFDSGRTNAQRGTSYHYIFEEPGEYRFVSEPHRDDGMKGAIIVKEPPSTGNETVDKWVVDSSNFDGNIADRTETNTATVTVGAEGNGGHFAFDPPVLKIAAGTTVEWKWSDEGTPHNVVFKNADIKSEKLVDKPGVHFENTFDEPGTYLYACEPHGPLGMKGAVIVE; encoded by the coding sequence ATGAATCGGTCCCCCACACGCAGACAATACCTGCAAAGCGCTGCTCTCGCTAGCATTGTGGCTGTCGCCGGCTGTTCAACCAGCAGTAATCGCAATCAATCTATCGGCAACGCCATTAGTAAACCAGCGACCACCGAGGCATCCGAATCGGCTCCAGCGGAGTCATTAAAGGAATGGCTGTCGAATGCAAACGGATACGACGGCGACATTAGGCGGTACGGCCCGGGATCACGACCGACCATCGCAGTCGGAAAACTCGTCGATGGAAAACTAGCATTCAGTCCGCCGGCAATCGAGATCGCGCCCATGACGATTGTCACTTGGGATTGGACGGGTCACGGTGAACAACACAACGTCGTTTCTCTCGATGGGACGTTCGACAGTGGCCGGACGAACGCACAGCGAGGAACGTCCTATCACTACATCTTCGAGGAACCGGGCGAGTATCGCTTTGTTTCCGAACCCCACCGTGACGACGGAATGAAAGGTGCCATTATCGTCAAAGAGCCACCGTCAACTGGGAATGAAACCGTAGATAAGTGGGTCGTCGATAGCAGTAACTTCGATGGGAACATCGCCGACAGGACAGAGACTAACACGGCCACAGTCACCGTCGGTGCCGAGGGGAACGGCGGACACTTCGCCTTCGATCCGCCGGTCCTGAAGATAGCAGCCGGAACGACGGTCGAGTGGAAGTGGTCCGACGAAGGAACCCCCCATAACGTAGTGTTCAAGAATGCCGACATTAAATCCGAGAAACTCGTGGATAAACCAGGAGTACACTTCGAGAATACGTTCGACGAGCCCGGTACGTACCTGTACGCCTGCGAACCACATGGGCCGCTCGGGATGAAAGGTGCAGTTATCGTAGAGTAG